A region of Schistosoma mansoni strain Puerto Rico chromosome 1, complete genome DNA encodes the following proteins:
- a CDS encoding putative dullard protein, giving the protein MRTSAVFYKGYLKLLIASLWSMICLLFRRHLKTALKYQSVKYDIVPLSPLSKYRLCTLRRKVMVLDLDETLIHSVHDGIMRPTVRPGTPPDFVLKVFIDHHPVRFSVHKRPHVDFFLNVISQWYELVIYTASLEIYGAGVTELLDNGRHILQRRFYRQHCTYDNGSYSKNLSLITSDMASVFILDNSPGAYRSYPDNAIPIRSWFSDSRDTALLCLLPVLDALRFVSDVRSVLSRNLHRPQSILP; this is encoded by the exons ATGAGAACGTCTGCTGTGTTCTACAAGGGATACCTCAAACTCTTGATAGCTAGTTTGTGGAGCATGATTTGTTTGCTATTCAGAAGGCATTTAAAAACA GCATTAAAATACCAAAGTGTAAAATATGATATTGTTCCTTTATCTCCCCTATCTAAAtaccggttgt GTACTTTAAGACGAAAAGTTATGGTATTAGATTTGGATGAGACACTGATTCATTCAGTACACGATGGAATAATGCGGCCAACGGTCAGACCAGGAACACCTCCGGATTTCGTTCTCAAAGTTTTTATTGACCATCATCCTGTTCGCTTCTCAGTTCATAAACGGCCGCATGTTGATTTTTTCCTCAATGTG ATAAGCCAGTGGTACGAACTCGTAATATATACAGCTAGTCTTGAAATTTACGGGGCAGGAGTAACTGAGTTGCTCGACAATGGACGCCATATTCTTCAGAGACGATTTTATAGACAG CATTGTACATATGATAATGGCAGCTATTCAAAGAATCTTTCCCTAATTACCTCTGACATGGCTTCTGTATTCATTTTAGACAATTCTCCAGGGGCATATCGATCATATCCTG ATAATGCTATACCGATTCGGTCGTGGTTTTCCGATTCACGTGATACAGCCCTTCTATGTCTGCTACCCGTATTGGATGCTCTTAGATTTGTGAGCGATGTACGTTCAGTACTAAGTCGTAATTTACACAGGCCTCAATCCATACTACCTTAA